The genomic region GCAAGTCCGCTCGCCCGAGGAAGTCGGCGGGGAAGCGCAGCAGATGATCAACCAGATGCTCTACATCCTCTACGCGCTGCTGTCGCTCGCGGTGGTGATTGCGATCTTGGGCATCATCAACACCCTCACGTTGTCGGTGATCGAACGACGGCAAGAGATCGGGATGCTCCGGGCCGTCGGCACGCAAAGGCGTCAAGTGCGCATCATGATCATTCTCGAATCGGTGCAGATCGCGGTCTTCGGTGCCATCGTGGGCATCATCACGGGCCTCGCGCTGGGCTGGGCATTCCTCACCGTGCTCGCAGACCAAGGTCTGGAGAACATCGCCTACCCGTGGACGATGCTGGCGATCATGCTGGCCGGCTCCGTCGTTGTCGGTGTGGTGGCGGCGTTGTGGCCGGCGCAGCGGGCGGCGAAAACACCGCCGCTCGACGCCATCGCCGAGTGACCGGGCACGGTCACGCAGTTACACGGCTACACAGTCACATAAACGCTCGCGATGCCCACAGTGTGCCGAACCACGCCGCAATGATTCCGCCGGCTGCGGTGGCTAAAACGTAGCTGGTCAACTGGCCCCATTCTTTGTTCTTGATCATCGTGCCGCCCTCTTTGGCCAGCGTGGACAGTGTCGACAATGCGCCGCAGAACCCGGCGCCCAAGAACGCGGGCCACATTCCCGGCATGAGGGTGGAAAACCCGAAAACGGCCGA from Corynebacterium genitalium ATCC 33030 harbors:
- a CDS encoding FluC/FEX family fluoride channel — protein: MIPGNVGPDGLVGVGLREALGTEAALEVVFILFVAVGAGAFLGGIARWALSLVPGTHVGTWAANIVGSAVFGFSTLMPGMWPAFLGAGFCGALSTLSTLAKEGGTMIKNKEWGQLTSYVLATAAGGIIAAWFGTLWASRAFM